From Maritimibacter sp. DP1N21-5, a single genomic window includes:
- a CDS encoding alpha/beta hydrolase — protein MSLRLSLMSTVLRFTVKPYLAHAVDPEANRRLIERGSKRWFRAPPFALYRETALAPGLRGLIISARPGSRPVPADRVILYIHGGGFIAGSPETHRAMLARIAWLAGVEVVAPDYRIAPEHPFPAAIEDCLAAWDALLARGYAPEHILLGGDSAGGNIALVLLSRLLARGTPPAGLFALSPITDFTFSGGTMTTNLARDSLLPARRGPDVARWYLAGADPAGPEASPLNADFPDPPPILLQYAETEILCDDCVRLGAKLRASGGEVTEQVWPDAPHVFQIFDGWLPEARDALRGVADFARLRLNIH, from the coding sequence GTGAGCCTCCGCCTCTCTCTCATGTCCACCGTGCTGCGGTTCACGGTGAAGCCCTATCTCGCCCATGCGGTCGATCCCGAGGCGAACCGTCGCCTGATCGAACGCGGTTCGAAACGCTGGTTCCGTGCACCCCCTTTCGCCCTCTACCGCGAGACCGCGCTGGCTCCGGGGCTCAGGGGGCTAATTATTTCCGCCAGACCCGGATCGCGGCCGGTGCCGGCAGACCGGGTGATCCTCTATATCCATGGCGGCGGCTTCATCGCGGGCAGCCCCGAGACCCACCGCGCCATGCTCGCCCGCATCGCCTGGCTCGCGGGGGTCGAGGTCGTCGCGCCGGACTACCGGATCGCACCGGAGCATCCTTTTCCCGCCGCCATAGAGGATTGCCTCGCCGCCTGGGATGCGCTTCTCGCGCGCGGCTATGCGCCGGAGCACATCCTTCTGGGCGGCGACAGCGCGGGCGGCAACATCGCGCTCGTGCTCCTGTCTCGCCTCCTCGCCCGCGGCACGCCTCCCGCCGGGCTCTTCGCGTTGTCGCCGATCACCGATTTCACCTTCTCGGGCGGCACCATGACGACGAACCTCGCCCGCGATTCGCTTCTGCCCGCCCGACGTGGTCCGGATGTCGCGCGGTGGTATCTGGCCGGTGCAGATCCGGCGGGGCCGGAGGCGAGCCCGCTCAACGCCGACTTCCCCGACCCGCCGCCGATCCTCCTCCAATATGCCGAAACGGAAATCCTCTGTGACGATTGCGTGCGGCTCGGGGCCAAGCTGCGGGCGTCCGGAGGTGAGGTAACCGAACAGGTCTGGCCCGATGCGCCCCATGTGTTCCAGATCTTCGACGGCTGGCTGCCCGAGGCGCGCGACGCGCTGCGCGGCGTGGCCGATTTCGCCCGGCTCAGGCTGAATATCCATTGA
- a CDS encoding YraN family protein, which translates to MTGRVGYLAGAAAEDSVARDYERRGYGVVARRWRGSGGEIDIVLRDRDDFVFVEVKKSRSFARAAERLSAAQLGRICRTATEFLAGIPGGMGAGMRFDLAMVDGAGRMQTVENITL; encoded by the coding sequence ATGACGGGGCGTGTCGGATATCTGGCGGGCGCGGCGGCCGAAGACTCGGTGGCCCGGGACTATGAAAGGCGCGGCTATGGCGTTGTCGCGCGGCGCTGGCGCGGCTCGGGCGGCGAAATCGACATCGTGCTGCGCGACCGCGATGATTTCGTCTTCGTCGAAGTCAAGAAATCTCGCAGCTTCGCGCGCGCCGCCGAACGACTGTCGGCGGCACAACTCGGACGGATCTGCCGGACGGCCACCGAATTTCTCGCGGGTATCCCCGGCGGCATGGGTGCGGGCATGCGCTTCGACCTCGCCATGGTCGACGGCGCGGGACGCATGCAAACGGTCGAAAACATCACGCTGTGA
- a CDS encoding [protein-PII] uridylyltransferase — protein sequence MAALVSEVLETSSEVPDGLIAPALRIFDRAAVEAEIAAAAGETRDPAEIRKATVEVLRRVQKDSRDIIEAAFVADPRAAREAVQSYAWLTDCLVQTVFRTATTRLHPTRNPTASERLSVLAVGGYGRFEMAPFSDVDLLFLTPYKITAWAESVIESMLYMFWDLHMKVGHSSRTVKDCLRLGKEDFTIRTAMLEVRFVDGDAPLAQELFSKLWGELFKGTANEFIEAKLEERAERHRKQGGQRYMVEPNVKEGKGGLRDLQTLIWVAKYLHRVTRARELISVGMFTPEEYATFAEANNYLWAIRCHLHLIAGRAADQLTFDMQVAVAERMRYVDRGGRRAVEHFMQDYFRHATQVGEITRIFLTDLEEEHIKKEPKLVGFLKRRKKLRAGWKLVNGRLHFTDEKSFLADKLNFLRIFEEGLRTGYLIHPDAMRVVTANIDLIDDDLRSNKEAGAIFLDLLLKHGNPERALRRMNELGVLAAFIPEFEPIVAMMQFNMYHSFTVDEHTIQCISALAEIERGERIEELPYASRILKAGVNRKVLYVALLCHDIGKGREEDHSVLGARIARPVATRLGLTKTEVETVEWLVRYHLLMSDVAQKRDLADPRTIKGFAKAVSSKKRLDLLLVLTVCDIRGVGPNTWNNWKAALLRDLYSQTATALDEGIEALSTGARAEVAKKALRERLGDWDRKVLRTETARHYDTYWQGLGTAEHAVFAGLLRDIGPDDIRIDLTQDPDRDATRAAFVLADHPGIFSRLAGALALVGANVVDARTYTSKDGFATAVFWVQDHDGHPFEDTRLQRLTDMIHKTLSGKVIAREAMKDRDKLKKREKAFKVPTNISFDNDASDIYSLIEVDTRDRPGLLYDLTRTLADNHVYIASAVIATYGEQVVDTFYVKDMFGLKLYSEAKQKALEKKLREAIVQGAERADR from the coding sequence TTGGCGGCTTTGGTTTCTGAAGTCCTCGAAACGTCGTCCGAAGTTCCTGACGGGCTGATCGCCCCTGCCCTGCGCATTTTCGACCGCGCCGCGGTGGAGGCGGAAATCGCCGCGGCCGCTGGAGAGACCCGGGACCCCGCCGAAATCCGCAAGGCGACGGTCGAGGTCCTGCGCCGGGTCCAGAAGGACAGCCGCGACATCATCGAGGCGGCTTTTGTCGCTGATCCGCGCGCGGCGCGCGAAGCGGTGCAGAGCTATGCGTGGCTGACTGACTGCCTCGTCCAGACGGTATTCCGGACGGCTACCACCCGCCTGCACCCGACCCGCAACCCGACCGCCTCCGAGCGGCTTTCGGTGCTGGCTGTCGGCGGCTACGGACGCTTCGAGATGGCGCCCTTCTCGGACGTCGACCTGCTGTTCCTGACCCCCTACAAGATCACCGCTTGGGCCGAGAGCGTCATCGAGTCGATGCTTTACATGTTCTGGGACCTGCACATGAAGGTGGGGCATTCGTCCCGCACGGTGAAGGACTGTCTCCGGCTCGGCAAAGAGGATTTTACGATCCGCACCGCCATGCTGGAAGTGCGCTTCGTGGACGGTGACGCGCCACTGGCGCAGGAGCTTTTCTCCAAGCTCTGGGGCGAACTCTTCAAGGGCACGGCGAACGAGTTCATCGAAGCCAAGCTCGAGGAACGGGCCGAGCGGCACCGCAAGCAGGGCGGCCAGCGCTACATGGTCGAACCCAACGTGAAAGAGGGCAAGGGCGGGCTTCGCGATCTCCAGACACTGATCTGGGTCGCAAAATACCTGCACCGCGTCACCCGCGCGCGGGAGCTGATCTCGGTCGGGATGTTCACGCCCGAGGAATATGCGACCTTCGCGGAGGCCAACAATTATCTCTGGGCGATCCGCTGTCACCTGCACCTGATCGCGGGCCGGGCGGCGGATCAGCTCACCTTCGACATGCAGGTCGCCGTGGCCGAGCGCATGCGCTACGTCGACCGGGGCGGTCGGCGGGCGGTCGAGCACTTCATGCAGGACTATTTCCGCCACGCCACGCAGGTGGGCGAGATCACGCGGATCTTCCTGACCGACCTCGAAGAGGAACACATCAAGAAGGAGCCCAAGCTCGTCGGGTTTCTCAAGCGGCGCAAGAAACTGCGCGCCGGATGGAAGCTTGTGAACGGGCGGCTCCATTTCACGGACGAGAAGAGCTTTCTCGCCGACAAGCTCAACTTCCTGCGCATCTTCGAGGAGGGGCTGCGCACGGGATACCTGATCCATCCCGATGCCATGCGCGTCGTGACGGCGAATATCGACCTGATCGATGACGATCTGCGGTCCAACAAGGAAGCCGGCGCGATCTTCCTCGACCTGCTTCTCAAGCACGGCAACCCGGAACGCGCGCTCCGGCGGATGAACGAGCTAGGCGTGCTGGCGGCTTTCATCCCTGAATTCGAGCCCATCGTCGCGATGATGCAGTTCAATATGTATCACAGCTTCACGGTGGACGAGCACACGATCCAATGCATCTCGGCCTTGGCCGAGATCGAGCGCGGCGAACGGATCGAGGAGCTTCCCTATGCGAGCCGGATCCTGAAGGCCGGGGTTAATCGCAAGGTGCTCTACGTCGCGCTCCTGTGCCACGACATCGGCAAGGGACGGGAAGAGGACCATTCTGTCCTGGGCGCCCGGATCGCGCGGCCGGTGGCGACGCGGCTGGGACTGACCAAGACCGAGGTCGAAACCGTCGAATGGCTCGTGCGCTATCACCTGCTCATGTCCGATGTCGCGCAGAAACGCGACCTTGCCGATCCGCGCACGATCAAGGGCTTCGCCAAGGCCGTGTCGTCAAAGAAGCGGCTCGACCTCCTGCTCGTGCTGACCGTCTGCGACATCCGTGGCGTGGGCCCGAACACCTGGAACAACTGGAAAGCCGCGCTTCTGCGCGATCTTTATTCCCAGACCGCGACCGCTCTCGACGAAGGGATCGAGGCGCTGTCCACGGGCGCCCGCGCGGAAGTCGCCAAGAAGGCGCTTCGCGAGCGGCTGGGGGATTGGGACCGCAAGGTCCTGCGCACGGAAACGGCGCGGCATTACGACACCTATTGGCAGGGCCTCGGAACGGCCGAGCACGCGGTCTTTGCCGGGCTTCTGCGCGACATCGGGCCCGACGACATCCGTATCGACCTGACACAGGACCCGGACCGGGACGCGACGCGGGCGGCCTTCGTGCTGGCCGACCATCCCGGGATTTTCTCGCGGCTCGCGGGCGCGCTGGCGCTGGTCGGCGCGAACGTTGTCGATGCGCGGACCTATACCTCGAAAGACGGCTTCGCCACGGCGGTCTTCTGGGTGCAGGACCATGACGGGCATCCCTTCGAGGACACGCGCCTGCAACGGCTGACCGACATGATCCACAAGACGCTGTCGGGCAAGGTCATCGCGCGGGAGGCGATGAAGGACCGCGACAAGCTCAAGAAACGGGAAAAGGCCTTCAAGGTCCCGACCAACATCAGTTTCGACAACGATGCCTCCGACATCTACTCGCTGATCGAGGTCGACACCCGCGACCGTCCCGGGCTGCTCTATGACCTGACCCGCACGCTCGCCGACAACCACGTCTATATTGCGAGCGCGGTCATCGCGACCTATGGAGAGCAGGTCGTGGACACCTTCTATGTGAAGGACATGTTCGGGCTGAAGCTCTACTCCGAGGCGAAACAGAAGGCGCTCGAGAAGAAACTGCGCGAGGCAATCGTGCAGGGCGCCGAAAGGGCAGACAGGTAA
- a CDS encoding YifB family Mg chelatase-like AAA ATPase: MVARAYTVAFEGVDARQVEVQCALSPGVPAFSIVGLPDKAVSEARDRVRAALASMAIALPAKKITVNLSPADLPKEGSHFDLPIALALLAAIGIIPEEAVEGAVALGELSLDGTLVPVIGALPAAMSAADDDRALVCPRACGAEAAWVGAARVLAASSLTAVIQHFNGQSPLAPADPGEVREDVSGRDFADVKGQERAKRALEIAAAGRHHVLMIGAPGSGKSMLAARLPTILPPLSPAEALETSMIQSLAGLIDEGGISRSRPFRDPHHTASMASIVGGGRGAKPGEVSLAHNGVLFLDELPEFARPVLETLRQPVETGEVVVARANAHVRYPCRFMLVAAANPCRCGHLADANRACGRAPGCGEEYLGRISGPLIDRFDLRINVPPVDFMDLAEAPVGESSAVIAARVAAARAVQTARFEGSPGLRVNADAEGRLLEDIATPDAEGQAMLVRAAERFGLSARGYHRVLRVARTIADLEGADRVQRPHVAEALSYRLNGYSA, from the coding sequence ATGGTCGCGCGGGCTTATACGGTGGCGTTCGAAGGCGTCGACGCGCGGCAGGTCGAGGTGCAATGCGCCCTCTCCCCCGGCGTGCCCGCCTTTTCCATCGTCGGCCTGCCCGACAAGGCGGTGAGCGAGGCGCGCGACCGGGTGCGTGCGGCGCTGGCGTCGATGGCCATCGCGCTGCCTGCCAAGAAGATCACCGTGAACCTCTCGCCCGCCGACCTGCCCAAGGAAGGATCGCATTTCGACCTGCCCATCGCGCTCGCCCTTCTGGCGGCCATCGGAATCATTCCAGAGGAGGCAGTGGAGGGCGCCGTCGCGCTCGGGGAACTATCGCTCGACGGAACGCTCGTGCCGGTGATCGGCGCGCTTCCAGCCGCGATGTCGGCGGCCGACGACGACCGGGCGCTGGTCTGCCCGCGTGCTTGCGGGGCGGAAGCCGCCTGGGTCGGGGCCGCACGTGTGCTTGCCGCGTCGTCGCTCACCGCGGTGATCCAGCATTTCAACGGCCAGTCACCCCTTGCGCCCGCCGACCCCGGCGAGGTGCGCGAAGACGTGTCGGGCCGCGACTTCGCAGATGTGAAGGGGCAGGAACGCGCCAAGCGCGCGCTCGAAATCGCGGCGGCAGGGCGGCACCATGTGCTCATGATCGGGGCACCAGGGTCGGGCAAGTCGATGCTGGCGGCCCGTCTGCCCACGATCCTGCCGCCGCTGTCGCCGGCGGAAGCGCTCGAAACCTCGATGATCCAGTCGCTCGCCGGGCTGATTGACGAGGGCGGTATTTCCCGTAGCCGGCCGTTTCGCGATCCGCATCACACGGCCTCCATGGCCTCGATCGTCGGGGGCGGGCGCGGGGCGAAGCCGGGCGAGGTATCGCTGGCCCACAACGGGGTGCTGTTCCTTGACGAGTTGCCGGAGTTCGCGCGCCCGGTGCTGGAAACCCTGCGCCAGCCGGTCGAAACCGGCGAGGTCGTTGTGGCCCGGGCCAACGCCCATGTCCGATATCCCTGCCGCTTCATGCTGGTAGCGGCGGCGAACCCCTGTCGCTGCGGGCATCTGGCCGATGCCAACCGGGCCTGCGGGCGGGCGCCGGGCTGCGGCGAGGAGTATCTGGGCCGGATCTCGGGACCGCTCATCGACCGCTTCGATCTGCGCATCAATGTGCCGCCGGTCGATTTCATGGACCTGGCCGAGGCGCCGGTTGGCGAATCCTCGGCAGTGATCGCGGCGCGCGTCGCCGCCGCGCGGGCGGTGCAGACCGCGCGGTTCGAGGGCAGCCCGGGACTGCGGGTGAATGCGGATGCGGAGGGCCGGCTGCTCGAAGACATCGCGACCCCGGACGCGGAAGGTCAGGCGATGCTCGTCCGGGCCGCCGAACGCTTCGGGTTAAGCGCGCGGGGGTATCACCGGGTGCTGCGGGTCGCACGCACCATTGCCGACCTCGAAGGTGCGGATCGCGTGCAACGTCCACATGTCGCCGAGGCGCTGTCCTACCGGCTCAATGGATATTCAGCCTGA
- the rsmI gene encoding 16S rRNA (cytidine(1402)-2'-O)-methyltransferase, translating into MKPEPSALAPGLYLVATPIGNARDITLRALDILASADVIAAEDTRTARKLMDIHGITVGGRPMIPYHDHSGDHGRAGIVKLLGEGRSVAYVSEAGTPMIADPGFALAREAARAGHLVTTAPGASAIPVALSLSGLPTDRFLFAGFAPSSAGARRAWLAELLPVEATLVIYESPRRVRETLTSLCELGAEDRRIALCRELTKRFEEVLHGTVRDLRDQLEDRDLKGEVVLVIGKGDVTVADETMEDALRRAMADMSLKDAAATVAEAYGLPRRKVYQAALELEKAK; encoded by the coding sequence TTGAAACCCGAGCCCTCTGCGCTTGCCCCCGGTCTCTATCTTGTCGCGACCCCGATTGGCAATGCACGCGACATTACCCTGCGCGCGCTCGACATTCTCGCCAGCGCCGATGTGATCGCGGCCGAGGACACGCGCACTGCCCGCAAGCTCATGGATATCCACGGGATCACGGTCGGCGGCCGTCCGATGATCCCCTACCACGATCATTCCGGCGACCATGGGCGCGCCGGGATCGTGAAATTGCTCGGCGAGGGACGCTCTGTCGCCTATGTGAGCGAGGCCGGCACTCCGATGATCGCCGATCCGGGCTTTGCCCTGGCCCGGGAGGCGGCGCGCGCCGGCCATTTGGTCACCACCGCGCCGGGGGCGAGCGCGATCCCTGTCGCGCTGTCGCTGTCAGGCCTTCCCACCGACCGGTTCCTCTTTGCAGGCTTTGCGCCGTCCTCCGCCGGGGCCCGGCGCGCGTGGTTGGCGGAACTCTTGCCGGTCGAGGCGACGCTGGTGATCTACGAAAGCCCGAGGCGCGTTAGGGAAACTTTGACTTCTCTGTGCGAGCTTGGCGCTGAGGACCGTAGAATAGCGCTGTGCCGGGAATTGACGAAGAGATTCGAAGAGGTGCTGCACGGCACGGTCCGGGACCTGCGCGACCAACTCGAAGACCGCGACCTCAAGGGCGAGGTCGTTCTGGTGATCGGCAAGGGCGACGTGACGGTGGCGGATGAAACGATGGAGGATGCCTTGCGACGGGCGATGGCGGACATGAGCCTGAAGGATGCGGCAGCGACGGTGGCCGAAGCCTATGGCCTGCCGCGCCGCAAGGTTTATCAGGCGGCGTTGGAACTGGAGAAAGCGAAATGA
- a CDS encoding rhomboid family intramembrane serine protease, translating to MTFQPDHTRPVNPLPPVVILLAGIVAVVELVFLAAENGLVGGDAGLGWRITGMETFAFYEPLFQWMIEHGTVKAKYLMRFFTYPFLQGSFTQAVFVIVFLLALGKMVGERIGQVSILAIFFGASILGAIMYGVVWDTRVPLFGGFTGAYGLVGAFTLILWARLGESGGPRYQAFALIAVLLAVQFLFGIFFGAGKNWVAEVTGFVSGFGIASVMYPGAWGRILERARARG from the coding sequence ATGACGTTCCAGCCCGACCACACCCGCCCCGTGAACCCGCTGCCCCCCGTGGTGATCCTGCTCGCGGGCATCGTTGCCGTGGTGGAGCTTGTCTTTCTCGCGGCAGAAAACGGTCTCGTCGGCGGCGACGCTGGGCTCGGCTGGCGCATCACGGGGATGGAGACCTTTGCCTTCTACGAGCCGCTCTTTCAGTGGATGATCGAGCATGGGACGGTGAAGGCCAAGTATCTCATGCGCTTCTTCACCTATCCCTTCCTGCAGGGGTCCTTCACGCAGGCTGTCTTCGTCATCGTGTTCCTGCTCGCCCTGGGCAAGATGGTGGGTGAACGCATCGGCCAGGTCTCGATCCTCGCGATTTTCTTCGGCGCGTCGATCCTGGGAGCGATCATGTATGGCGTGGTCTGGGACACGCGGGTGCCGCTCTTCGGGGGATTCACCGGTGCCTATGGCCTTGTCGGGGCCTTCACGCTCATCCTCTGGGCACGTCTGGGCGAAAGCGGCGGGCCGCGGTATCAGGCCTTCGCGCTCATCGCGGTGCTTCTCGCCGTTCAGTTCCTCTTCGGCATCTTCTTCGGTGCCGGCAAGAACTGGGTGGCCGAGGTGACGGGCTTCGTTTCGGGCTTCGGCATCGCTTCGGTGATGTATCCGGGCGCCTGGGGCCGGATCCTGGAACGGGCACGGGCGCGGGGCTGA
- a CDS encoding penicillin-binding protein activator, translated as MFAVLRQARKLWTLFVMLFAALSLAACGAGFPTAGGGGPRIDTSEPVPVALLVPGGSANATDTALAQSLENAARLAMAELDGVQIDLRVYNTAGQAAQASAQAQTAVAEGAKVILGPVYAQSAAAAGVAAAANGVNVLAFSNNPEVAGGNVFILGNTFQNTANRMVQFAASQDKGNILVLYGNSPAETFGRDAIVQAIANTNGASQAGAVGFELSQNGIIQSMPQISSTVRSSGANNIMFTSGTDGALPFLAGLLPENGVNPSAVQFMGLQRWDIPANALTLPGLQNGWFAIPDPTLSTQFNARYEAAYGTPPHPIAGLAYDGIAAIGALVKAGKADALTGAALTQSQGFAGVNGVFRLLADGTNERGLAIAQIQNQQVVVIDAAPKSFGGFGF; from the coding sequence ATGTTCGCCGTTTTGAGACAGGCCCGCAAGCTCTGGACGCTCTTTGTGATGCTTTTCGCGGCCCTGTCGCTCGCGGCCTGCGGCGCAGGATTCCCGACGGCAGGTGGCGGCGGACCGCGAATCGACACGTCGGAACCGGTCCCGGTCGCGCTTCTCGTGCCGGGTGGATCGGCGAACGCGACCGATACAGCGCTGGCGCAATCGCTGGAAAACGCCGCGCGGCTGGCCATGGCCGAGCTTGACGGGGTGCAGATCGACCTGCGGGTCTACAATACCGCCGGGCAGGCCGCGCAGGCTTCGGCGCAGGCGCAGACCGCCGTGGCCGAGGGCGCCAAGGTCATTCTCGGGCCCGTCTACGCCCAGAGCGCCGCCGCCGCCGGGGTCGCCGCAGCGGCCAATGGGGTGAACGTGCTCGCCTTCTCGAACAACCCCGAGGTCGCGGGCGGCAACGTCTTCATCCTTGGCAACACCTTCCAGAACACCGCCAACCGGATGGTGCAGTTCGCGGCCAGCCAGGACAAAGGCAACATCCTCGTCCTTTACGGCAACAGCCCGGCGGAAACCTTCGGACGCGACGCCATCGTTCAGGCCATCGCCAATACCAACGGCGCATCGCAGGCCGGGGCCGTGGGCTTCGAGCTGTCCCAGAACGGCATCATCCAGTCGATGCCGCAGATTTCCTCGACCGTGCGGTCCTCGGGCGCGAACAACATCATGTTCACGTCGGGCACCGATGGCGCGCTCCCCTTCCTTGCGGGGCTGCTGCCCGAGAACGGCGTGAATCCCTCGGCCGTCCAGTTCATGGGTCTGCAGCGCTGGGACATTCCGGCCAATGCGCTGACCCTGCCCGGGCTTCAGAACGGCTGGTTCGCCATTCCCGACCCGACGCTCTCGACCCAGTTCAACGCGCGCTACGAAGCTGCATATGGCACGCCGCCGCATCCGATCGCGGGCCTTGCCTATGACGGGATCGCGGCCATCGGTGCGCTGGTGAAGGCGGGCAAGGCCGATGCGCTGACCGGCGCCGCACTGACCCAATCGCAAGGTTTTGCCGGGGTGAACGGGGTGTTCAGGCTGCTGGCCGACGGGACCAACGAACGCGGGCTCGCTATCGCGCAGATCCAGAACCAGCAGGTCGTCGTGATCGACGCGGCCCCGAAGAGCTTTGGCGGCTTTGGTTTCTGA
- the murJ gene encoding murein biosynthesis integral membrane protein MurJ translates to MAQIRLVRGFLTVGGWTALSRILGFVRDVAIASVMGAGPIAEAFFVAFSLPNMFRRFFAEGAFNMAFVPMFAKKVESGEGAETFARDALTGLAIILLALTVLAHVFMPGLVLAMAAGFAGDERFDLAVTYGRIAFPYIFFISLSALLSGVLNATGRFGAAAFAPVLLNIIFIGAVLVSIFFGTDVGLTQSWAIPLSGVAQLAFVWWAAARAGYNLWPRRIRMTPELRRLAIIAAPAMLAQGVVQINLLVGRQVSSFFDGAIAWLSYADRLYQLPLGVVGIAIGVVLLPDLSRRLRSGDEGGSRWSLSRAGEFALMLTVPSAVALVVIPLPLVQVLFQRGAFTADDAANTAIAVAVYGLGLPAFVLQKVLQPIYFARENTRTPFYFALFSLVVNAGLAIGLAPVIGFIAAAFGTTFAGWAMTLALWVGTHRMGETTRFDARFWRRMWGILAASLIMGAELWGATIVLGPMLGTGGIDVIGLVLLIASGVVTYFAAGHVLGAVKLSDIKKMMKRDGTAKG, encoded by the coding sequence ATGGCGCAAATCCGTCTGGTGCGCGGCTTTCTCACGGTCGGGGGCTGGACGGCGCTGTCCCGCATCCTTGGTTTCGTGCGCGATGTGGCCATCGCGAGCGTGATGGGCGCCGGTCCCATCGCCGAGGCGTTCTTCGTCGCCTTCTCGCTTCCCAACATGTTCCGCCGCTTCTTCGCCGAGGGCGCGTTCAACATGGCCTTCGTACCGATGTTCGCGAAAAAGGTCGAAAGCGGCGAAGGCGCCGAGACCTTTGCCCGCGATGCGCTGACCGGGCTCGCCATAATCCTGCTCGCGCTGACGGTTCTGGCGCATGTCTTCATGCCCGGACTGGTGCTTGCCATGGCGGCGGGCTTCGCGGGGGACGAACGCTTCGACCTCGCGGTGACCTACGGACGGATCGCCTTTCCCTATATCTTCTTCATCTCGCTCTCGGCTCTCCTGTCGGGCGTCCTTAACGCGACCGGGCGCTTCGGCGCCGCGGCTTTCGCGCCGGTGCTCCTCAACATCATCTTCATCGGCGCGGTGCTCGTGTCGATCTTCTTCGGCACCGACGTGGGGCTCACGCAAAGCTGGGCGATCCCGCTGTCCGGCGTCGCGCAGCTTGCCTTCGTCTGGTGGGCGGCGGCGCGGGCGGGATACAACCTCTGGCCCCGTCGCATCCGGATGACGCCCGAGTTGAGGCGCCTCGCCATCATCGCGGCGCCTGCGATGCTCGCCCAAGGGGTGGTGCAGATCAACCTGCTGGTCGGGCGGCAGGTGTCGTCGTTCTTCGACGGCGCGATCGCCTGGCTATCCTATGCCGACCGGCTCTATCAGCTCCCGCTGGGCGTCGTTGGCATCGCCATAGGCGTCGTGCTCCTGCCCGACCTGTCACGCAGGCTGCGGTCGGGCGACGAAGGCGGATCGCGCTGGTCGCTGTCGCGGGCGGGCGAGTTCGCGCTGATGCTCACCGTCCCGTCCGCGGTGGCGCTGGTGGTGATCCCGCTGCCCCTCGTGCAGGTCCTGTTCCAACGTGGCGCCTTCACCGCCGACGACGCGGCGAATACCGCGATCGCGGTCGCGGTCTACGGGCTCGGTCTGCCGGCCTTCGTGCTTCAGAAGGTACTTCAGCCGATCTATTTCGCGCGAGAGAACACGCGCACGCCCTTCTACTTCGCGCTCTTTTCGCTGGTCGTGAACGCAGGTCTCGCCATCGGGCTTGCCCCGGTTATCGGCTTCATCGCGGCGGCTTTCGGCACCACCTTCGCCGGCTGGGCGATGACCCTCGCGCTCTGGGTGGGCACGCATCGCATGGGCGAGACGACCCGCTTCGACGCCCGGTTCTGGCGGCGCATGTGGGGTATCCTCGCGGCCAGCCTGATCATGGGGGCCGAGCTTTGGGGCGCGACCATCGTGCTCGGGCCGATGCTGGGCACCGGGGGTATCGATGTGATCGGGCTTGTCCTGCTGATCGCCTCGGGTGTCGTGACCTACTTCGCCGCGGGTCATGTGCTGGGCGCGGTCAAGCTGTCGGACATCAAGAAGATGATGAAACGCGACGGGACCGCCAAAGGGTAA
- the gshB gene encoding glutathione synthase — protein MAAKSLRVAIQMDPIDGININADSTFRISEEAQARGHELFYYTPDNLMFREGRVLAEGWPLTVRREEGNHFTLGERQVVDLSTYDVVWLRQDPPFDMGYITTTHLLDLLAETTLVVNDPFWVRNYPEKLLVLSFPDLTPPTMIARSLAALKDFKAEHGDIILKPLYGNGGAGVFRLDGNDRNLSSLHELFTGMSREPLIAQKYLPAVTKGDKRVILVDGEPVGAINRVPAEGETRSNMHVGGRPEKVALTDRDREICAAIGPLLREKGQIFVGIDVIGDYLTEINVTSPTGIQELERFEGINVAAKIWEAIEGKR, from the coding sequence ATGGCCGCCAAAAGCCTTCGGGTCGCGATCCAGATGGACCCCATCGACGGGATCAACATCAACGCGGATTCGACCTTTCGCATTTCGGAAGAGGCGCAGGCGCGTGGGCATGAGCTTTTCTACTATACGCCTGATAACCTGATGTTCCGCGAAGGCCGGGTGCTTGCCGAGGGCTGGCCACTGACGGTCCGGCGCGAGGAAGGCAATCATTTCACGCTGGGCGAACGGCAGGTCGTGGATCTGTCCACCTACGACGTGGTCTGGCTCCGCCAGGACCCGCCCTTCGACATGGGCTATATCACGACGACCCATCTCCTCGACCTTCTCGCGGAGACGACGCTCGTCGTGAACGACCCCTTCTGGGTGCGCAACTACCCCGAGAAACTCCTCGTCCTGTCCTTCCCTGACCTCACGCCGCCGACCATGATCGCGCGGTCGCTCGCGGCGCTGAAGGACTTCAAGGCCGAACATGGCGACATCATTCTGAAGCCGCTCTACGGCAACGGGGGCGCCGGGGTGTTCCGGCTCGACGGAAACGATCGCAACCTGTCCTCGCTGCACGAGCTCTTCACCGGCATGTCGCGCGAGCCGCTTATCGCGCAGAAATACCTCCCCGCCGTCACCAAGGGCGACAAGCGCGTGATCCTCGTCGATGGCGAACCCGTCGGCGCGATCAACCGGGTGCCGGCCGAGGGCGAGACGCGATCCAACATGCATGTGGGCGGACGTCCCGAGAAGGTCGCGCTGACCGACCGGGACCGCGAGATCTGCGCCGCGATCGGGCCGCTCCTGCGTGAAAAGGGCCAGATCTTCGTCGGCATCGACGTCATCGGTGACTACCTGACCGAGATCAACGTGACCTCTCCCACCGGCATTCAGGAACTGGAACGCTTCGAGGGGATCAACGTGGCCGCGAAGATCTGGGAGGCGATCGAGGGCAAGCGGTGA